Proteins encoded together in one Bacteroidia bacterium window:
- a CDS encoding M28 family peptidase: protein MKNPVLILSFLVCPTFLFAQNQAPVISNLHVDVPFNANYANITFDVSDAENDDLDIKIEFSNDGGNYFVVQTGNSSGDLGFPISPGNNKLITWQFDTISNIYAYSVRVIADDRQVPSIQELVDAVDSNRLRNDLTMLTAGIRHYQANPTHLEAMKDTIESRFQQAGLQTERQAFERPSTGGYIGHNILGRKPGLGEEAKTYYVDAHFDSVEDGPGADDNGSGVVGFLEVLRVLAPYQFTRSIRFIGFDFEESVGVIGTYGSLQYTSSQIPVWEEIKGVANYEMIGYYSETPNAQQVPTGFNFLFPNQYATLQADSFRGNFVVNVGDTESEEFELAYDSLTRIYVPNLKVISLTLPGNGLIAPDFRRSDHANFWDINAPAIMLTDGANFRNLDYHTINDTLGKLNFGFMANIVKGTVATIATLAGIQHSSYADADIFPSSIPKASMNCPVNLFPNPNHGKLHIDLGTCFSSKVMVEVFDTGGKVVWQKSIPAAKAELDLSSLPTGSYFIALMADSKTLVKKLVLEK, encoded by the coding sequence ATGAAAAACCCAGTTCTTATCCTTAGTTTTTTGGTTTGTCCAACTTTTTTGTTCGCTCAAAACCAAGCTCCTGTCATCTCCAATTTACATGTAGATGTTCCATTTAATGCCAACTATGCCAATATTACCTTTGATGTAAGTGATGCGGAAAATGACGACCTGGATATTAAAATTGAATTCTCCAACGATGGTGGAAATTATTTTGTAGTACAAACCGGTAACTCCAGCGGAGACCTGGGTTTTCCCATCAGCCCCGGAAACAATAAACTTATAACCTGGCAGTTCGATACCATTTCCAACATTTATGCTTATTCCGTTCGGGTCATTGCCGACGACCGTCAGGTACCTTCTATTCAGGAATTGGTTGACGCTGTGGATAGCAACCGCCTTCGCAACGATTTAACTATGCTAACTGCCGGAATTCGTCACTACCAGGCTAATCCTACCCACCTCGAAGCAATGAAAGATACCATTGAATCCCGTTTCCAACAGGCAGGGCTACAAACCGAACGACAAGCATTCGAACGTCCTAGCACCGGCGGATATATAGGACATAACATCTTGGGTCGTAAACCTGGACTTGGCGAAGAAGCAAAAACCTATTATGTGGATGCCCACTTTGATTCGGTTGAAGATGGTCCGGGTGCCGATGACAATGGCTCCGGTGTGGTTGGATTTCTTGAAGTACTCCGCGTTTTAGCTCCTTACCAATTTACCCGGTCCATCCGATTCATAGGGTTCGATTTCGAAGAAAGTGTGGGTGTTATTGGCACCTATGGTAGTTTGCAATATACCTCTAGTCAAATTCCTGTATGGGAAGAAATAAAAGGGGTGGCCAACTACGAAATGATTGGTTATTATTCTGAAACACCCAATGCACAACAGGTTCCAACCGGCTTTAACTTCTTGTTTCCTAACCAGTATGCTACCTTGCAGGCAGATAGCTTCCGTGGAAATTTCGTGGTTAATGTGGGCGACACCGAATCGGAAGAGTTTGAATTAGCCTACGATTCTTTGACCCGAATCTATGTCCCAAATCTAAAAGTGATTTCCCTTACCCTGCCCGGAAACGGACTCATTGCTCCCGATTTCCGCCGAAGCGATCATGCCAATTTCTGGGATATCAATGCCCCGGCAATTATGCTTACCGATGGAGCTAATTTCAGAAACCTCGATTACCATACCATTAACGATACCTTGGGTAAACTGAATTTCGGATTTATGGCTAATATTGTAAAGGGAACTGTAGCAACCATTGCCACCTTAGCCGGAATTCAACATTCCTCCTACGCTGATGCCGATATTTTCCCTAGCAGCATTCCCAAAGCCAGCATGAATTGCCCGGTTAATTTGTTCCCCAATCCCAATCATGGTAAATTACATATCGACCTCGGAACTTGCTTTAGCTCTAAAGTAATGGTGGAGGTTTTTGATACTGGCGGAAAAGTAGTTTGGCAAAAGTCTATCCCGGCAGCTAAAGCTGAATTGGATTTGAGCAGCCTCCCCACCGGTAGCTATTTTATCGCTCTGATGGCCGATTCTAAAACCTTGGTTAAGAAGTTGGTTTTAGAAAAATAG
- a CDS encoding SGNH/GDSL hydrolase family protein has product MGARSTNLLKGFTILGLALLISMAMAEAVLRLAFHIRPGEYWDSQWIHAVDTLKVLRGYYADEQGIFKIAPEVRQRADSILKNRVARRDFNSPLPIPPNYEGGLAYLPQENLDVFSGKSKSDLAKRLRSILQNKPQNCFDTLLLDYLYHPVNKHGFRSIAFSPLPTDQTRVMLLGDSYTWGQSAEDLTRCFADQLLADGFAVYNFGIPGADPAQYLAIAKTYIPIIKPDVIIVNVYGGNDIFYYHREPQPGVPLFYFTNAGCILNQPLHRYFNSPEIALDFALKTTFIPKRTWFDKCCSLSSIGTLLWKFCAKMEWVNIASLEYEEYHREAASVKLKEPAVNREYQAIQNLAKQTGALCLVSFIPEVKMMTGLTSPDNYKGLNLGPDLLIEQKLELADYNIPQQHFNDAGHQKYAHFLRKELEKRKKSPNKNK; this is encoded by the coding sequence ATGGGTGCAAGGTCAACTAATCTTCTCAAAGGATTTACCATACTCGGGTTAGCCTTGTTGATATCCATGGCTATGGCAGAAGCCGTTCTTCGTTTGGCATTCCATATCCGACCCGGTGAATATTGGGATTCTCAATGGATTCATGCGGTGGATACTTTAAAGGTACTACGTGGTTACTATGCCGATGAACAAGGTATCTTTAAAATTGCACCGGAGGTAAGGCAACGCGCCGATTCCATTCTTAAAAACAGGGTGGCAAGACGAGATTTTAACTCACCTCTTCCAATACCACCCAATTACGAAGGCGGACTAGCCTATCTACCCCAAGAAAACCTAGATGTGTTTTCCGGAAAATCTAAAAGCGACCTGGCAAAACGCTTACGTTCCATTTTGCAAAACAAGCCTCAGAATTGTTTCGACACCCTGCTGCTTGACTACCTGTATCATCCGGTGAACAAGCATGGATTTCGCAGCATAGCCTTTTCACCCCTCCCAACCGATCAAACACGGGTAATGTTGCTGGGCGATTCTTACACCTGGGGACAATCAGCAGAAGATTTAACCCGGTGCTTTGCCGACCAGCTGCTGGCTGACGGTTTTGCCGTTTACAATTTTGGTATACCCGGGGCTGATCCTGCCCAATACCTTGCCATTGCCAAAACCTATATTCCCATTATTAAACCCGATGTAATTATTGTAAATGTATATGGCGGAAATGATATCTTTTACTATCACCGTGAGCCACAACCGGGAGTTCCCTTGTTTTACTTTACCAATGCAGGATGTATTCTGAACCAACCCTTGCACCGCTATTTTAATTCTCCGGAAATAGCTCTTGACTTTGCCTTAAAAACCACTTTTATCCCAAAACGAACCTGGTTTGACAAATGCTGCAGTCTCAGTTCTATCGGAACCTTGCTGTGGAAATTCTGTGCAAAAATGGAATGGGTTAATATTGCTTCTCTGGAATACGAAGAATACCACCGGGAAGCCGCCTCGGTAAAACTAAAAGAACCTGCTGTAAACCGCGAATACCAAGCCATTCAAAATCTGGCGAAACAGACAGGAGCCCTTTGCCTGGTTTCTTTCATTCCGGAAGTAAAAATGATGACAGGACTAACCAGTCCCGATAATTACAAAGGTCTAAACCTGGGACCGGACCTACTGATAGAACAAAAACTGGAATTAGCCGACTACAACATTCCCCAACAACACTTCAATGATGCCGGACACCAAAAATATGCTCACTTTTTACGTAAAGAATTAGAAAAGCGGAAGAAATCACCCAATAAAAACAAATAA
- a CDS encoding dCMP deaminase family protein — MDLAQNLAQKSHCVKIKVGAVLSKDTRIVSLGYNGPPAGTHNCDQEWPGQGCARDRKGSCSLALHAEENAILYAAKNKVNLEGATLYVTLSPCLSCARTIYTMGIKKVYFLNSYAEYKGLEVDEGVEFLRKFGVGVEKYFLKA; from the coding sequence ATGGATTTGGCCCAGAATTTGGCCCAAAAATCCCATTGTGTAAAAATTAAGGTAGGTGCGGTATTGTCTAAGGATACCCGAATTGTATCGCTGGGATACAATGGTCCACCGGCCGGAACCCATAATTGTGATCAGGAATGGCCCGGACAAGGTTGTGCCAGGGATCGCAAAGGAAGTTGTTCGTTGGCTTTGCATGCGGAAGAGAATGCTATTTTGTATGCTGCAAAAAACAAGGTGAATTTAGAAGGTGCTACCTTGTATGTAACACTTTCGCCATGTTTGTCTTGTGCCCGAACCATTTACACTATGGGAATAAAAAAGGTATATTTCCTAAATTCTTATGCTGAGTACAAAGGTTTGGAAGTTGATGAAGGGGTGGAGTTTCTTCGGAAGTTTGGGGTAGGAGTGGAGAAGTACTTTTTAAAAGCCTGA